In Aliidongia dinghuensis, the following proteins share a genomic window:
- a CDS encoding LysR family transcriptional regulator — MNATNIAAVDLNLLKAFEALLRERSVTRAAVSIGVSQPALSHSLTRLRHLFGDELFVRLPHGMEPTPKAHEIGILVEVALDRIRRALDLQHGFDPATTRRSFSATISEYAEVALIERLIRTMVERAPNADLRLMPLDVAAAPEQLDGGGVTLAIGHFRDQAPRFGRRLIYRDRLSGLVHCRHPVLAEPLTAERYVAWPHIVMSPSGKAIRAIDPHLAARGLKRRVAATVGTYLALPPVLRTTTMIATLPRITAEALLRHADDLVLIDLPFVQLIDVSMVWHVKTEVDPAERWFRDLVAEAARPLDSEIEAEGHGAAAADGSPGDDRG, encoded by the coding sequence ATGAATGCGACGAATATCGCGGCCGTCGATCTCAACCTATTGAAAGCGTTCGAGGCATTGCTGCGCGAACGGTCGGTGACGCGCGCCGCCGTCTCGATCGGTGTCTCCCAGCCGGCGCTCAGCCATTCCCTCACGCGATTACGCCATCTGTTCGGGGACGAGCTGTTCGTCCGCCTGCCGCACGGCATGGAGCCGACGCCCAAGGCGCATGAGATTGGAATTCTCGTTGAGGTGGCACTCGACCGCATTCGCCGGGCGCTCGATCTGCAACACGGCTTCGACCCCGCGACCACCCGCCGCAGCTTTTCCGCGACCATCAGCGAATATGCCGAGGTGGCGCTCATCGAGCGGCTGATCCGAACGATGGTCGAGCGGGCGCCCAATGCCGACTTGCGCCTGATGCCGCTCGACGTCGCGGCGGCGCCGGAGCAGCTCGACGGCGGCGGCGTCACGCTCGCCATCGGGCATTTCCGCGACCAGGCGCCGCGCTTCGGCCGCCGCCTGATCTATCGCGACCGGCTGAGCGGCCTCGTCCATTGCCGCCATCCGGTACTGGCGGAGCCGCTGACGGCCGAGCGCTATGTCGCCTGGCCGCACATCGTCATGTCGCCGTCGGGCAAGGCGATCCGGGCGATTGACCCGCATCTGGCAGCGCGCGGCCTGAAGCGCCGCGTGGCGGCGACGGTCGGGACCTACCTGGCGCTGCCGCCGGTGCTGCGCACGACGACGATGATCGCGACCCTGCCGCGCATCACTGCCGAGGCCCTGCTGCGTCATGCTGACGACCTGGTCCTGATCGACCTGCCGTTCGTCCAGCTGATCGACGTCTCCATGGTCTGGCACGTCAAGACCGAGGTGGATCCGGCCGAACGCTGGTTTCGCGACCTCGTCGCCGAGGCGGCGCGCCCCCTGGACAGCGAGATCGAGGCCGAAGGGCACGGTGCGGCAGCGGCCGATGGCAGTCCGGGCGACGATCGCGGCTGA
- a CDS encoding TetR family transcriptional regulator, with protein MSEATRERILEATEALLRRHGPDKVAVVDVARSLGMSHANVYRFFDSKGALRNAIVERWLARVTAPLDAIVAAEGPAGERLHQWCMTLMETKRRKVLDDPEMFRAYQGLIGDARDVATHHLDHLIQMVRKLISDGIATGEFRVADLEAATRLVLDATIRFHHPHLVAETGGADLTPRAEVVIRAILGALAGGVV; from the coding sequence GTGAGCGAGGCGACGCGCGAGCGCATTCTGGAAGCGACCGAGGCCCTGCTGCGCCGCCATGGGCCGGACAAGGTCGCCGTAGTCGACGTGGCGCGCAGCCTCGGCATGAGCCACGCCAACGTCTATCGCTTCTTCGACAGCAAGGGCGCGCTCCGGAACGCCATCGTCGAGCGCTGGCTCGCGCGCGTCACGGCACCGCTCGACGCGATCGTGGCGGCCGAAGGCCCGGCGGGTGAGCGGCTCCACCAATGGTGCATGACGCTCATGGAGACGAAGCGCCGCAAGGTGCTGGACGACCCGGAGATGTTCCGAGCCTACCAAGGCCTGATCGGGGATGCGCGGGACGTGGCGACCCACCACTTGGACCATCTGATCCAGATGGTTCGCAAGTTGATTTCCGACGGCATCGCCACCGGCGAGTTCCGCGTCGCCGACCTCGAGGCCGCGACCCGCCTCGTGCTCGACGCTACCATCCGCTTCCACCATCCGCACCTCGTGGCCGAGACCGGAGGCGCGGACCTGACGCCGCGCGCCGAGGTGGTGATCCGCGCGATCCTGGGCGCATTGGCCGGCGGCGTGGTTTAG
- a CDS encoding RrF2 family transcriptional regulator produces MPASNGAETEQDAEALLRGLAAWLPRRFLLAIDIMLDVAFNGASGPLPAAELGQRQGLETRKLEAILQRLSRAGLLKSVRGPNGGYLLGSERGSITVGAIARAMMGQDKPTPFTESPSPTMRKVVLPMVERVHELVLAEFDRVSLTELCRLSRLAGLASKCDGIVDFVI; encoded by the coding sequence ATGCCGGCGAGTAACGGGGCAGAAACCGAGCAGGACGCGGAAGCCTTGCTGCGGGGATTGGCCGCCTGGCTGCCCCGGCGCTTCCTGCTCGCGATCGACATCATGCTCGACGTGGCGTTCAACGGCGCCAGCGGCCCGCTGCCGGCCGCTGAGCTCGGCCAGCGCCAGGGGCTCGAGACGCGCAAGCTCGAGGCGATCCTGCAGCGCCTGTCGCGGGCCGGCCTCTTGAAGAGCGTGCGCGGCCCGAACGGCGGCTATCTCCTGGGCAGCGAGCGCGGCAGCATCACGGTCGGTGCCATCGCGCGCGCCATGATGGGCCAGGACAAGCCGACGCCGTTCACGGAATCGCCGTCGCCGACCATGCGCAAAGTCGTGCTGCCGATGGTCGAGCGGGTGCATGAACTGGTGCTGGCCGAATTCGACCGGGTGAGCCTGACCGAGCTCTGTCGCCTGAGCCGGCTCGCGGGCCTTGCCAGCAAGTGCGACGGCATCGTCGATTTCGTGATCTGA
- a CDS encoding PAS domain S-box protein, giving the protein MLLGIIRTQERAAIGLAGLALVVIMSGSLALALRAQNAVAEREAWVRHTYEVIDKLAALRIAITDAETSVRGYDLTGDDRFLSALAKANAELDRLPAELDAEVADNPVQHERVHRLVELIAERRDGFTQGIARFQANGAKPITTPSPSGKGVTVMAEIRGLIDTMRRTELDLLAERSAATDSARRQGLWIFLGAGLVMLLVIAAALLLVRRETIRRAAAEEEGHARERLLQMIFDTVRVGIGLVGPDGNLRRMNAAFMTLMGESEAELVGRRPALFDEFAAPGVAKRLIVQRPDGTTRTVLAVASGVVDETNGVRLKSITDITALEQAQQELAASHQRLAAVNDSVLDAIVTVNPSGSIESFNRAAETIFGYPADEVLRRNVRMLMPEPFASAHDGYIERYLETGFSSIMGVVREVEGLRSDGTIFPMEIALTETVLRGQRLFVAAIRDITEKRALERVKNEFVSTVSHELRTPLTSISGALALMAKGTAGALPDKAQSLVAIARSNCDRLVRLINDILDLERIEAGKLVFEFAGVSVPRLIERAVAENLDYAAKFQVTLQVVGDLFEAEVWGDEHRLLQVLTNLISNAVKFSPAGSTVEIVPQRSSGMVHLAVVDHGRGIPDAFKPRIFQKFAQADASDSRQKGGTGLGLSIVKSIIERHGGRIGFESEWGAGSTFFVDLPEKRGRLTDLALPEGGDKRVLICEDDDGVAQILRVQLAEAGYAPIRAATADETMRLLDAGRFDAMTLDLRLPDGDGIAMLRRIRADERHANMPVIVISACLDERAADHALVGNVLGVVDWIGKPVESDRLRHALDLARRRAGKPRVLHVEDDPDIVKLVEYALRDQADVVAAPSLFEARRRLEGGDIDLVILDVGLVDGSGLALLDDVKAINGDRSPPTVLFSAQEVDPARHDELVAVLVKSQSTIDQLASVIREQLEMRANGAAES; this is encoded by the coding sequence TTGCTCCTGGGGATCATTCGCACACAAGAACGCGCGGCCATCGGTCTGGCAGGCCTCGCGCTGGTCGTGATCATGAGCGGCAGCCTGGCGCTGGCGCTCCGTGCCCAGAACGCTGTTGCAGAGCGCGAGGCCTGGGTCCGGCACACCTACGAGGTGATCGACAAGCTGGCTGCGCTGCGCATCGCCATCACCGATGCCGAAACGAGCGTGCGCGGCTACGACCTCACCGGCGACGACCGGTTCCTGTCGGCGCTGGCCAAGGCCAATGCCGAGCTCGATCGCCTGCCGGCCGAGCTCGACGCCGAGGTGGCCGACAATCCGGTGCAGCATGAAAGGGTGCATCGCCTGGTCGAGCTGATCGCCGAGCGCCGCGACGGGTTCACGCAGGGCATTGCGCGCTTTCAGGCGAATGGCGCCAAACCGATCACGACTCCTTCGCCGTCGGGCAAGGGGGTCACCGTGATGGCGGAGATCCGGGGGCTCATCGACACGATGCGCCGGACTGAACTGGATCTGCTGGCCGAACGCTCCGCGGCTACCGATAGCGCCAGACGGCAGGGCCTCTGGATCTTCCTCGGTGCCGGCCTGGTCATGCTGCTGGTGATCGCGGCCGCCCTGCTGCTGGTGCGGCGCGAAACGATCCGCCGGGCCGCGGCCGAGGAGGAGGGCCACGCCCGCGAACGGTTGCTCCAGATGATCTTCGACACGGTGCGGGTCGGCATCGGGCTCGTCGGGCCGGACGGCAATCTGCGCCGGATGAACGCGGCCTTCATGACCCTGATGGGCGAGAGCGAGGCCGAGCTCGTCGGCCGGCGACCCGCTTTGTTCGACGAATTCGCCGCCCCCGGCGTCGCGAAGCGTCTGATCGTGCAGCGTCCCGACGGCACCACCCGGACCGTGCTCGCGGTCGCGAGCGGCGTCGTCGACGAGACGAACGGGGTCCGGCTCAAATCGATCACCGACATCACCGCCCTCGAGCAGGCCCAGCAGGAGCTGGCGGCAAGCCATCAGCGGCTCGCGGCCGTCAACGACAGCGTGCTCGACGCCATCGTCACGGTCAATCCGTCGGGCTCGATCGAGAGCTTCAACCGCGCGGCAGAGACGATCTTCGGCTACCCGGCCGACGAGGTCCTCAGGCGCAACGTGCGCATGCTCATGCCCGAGCCCTTTGCCTCCGCGCACGACGGCTATATCGAGCGCTATCTCGAGACCGGCTTCTCGTCGATCATGGGCGTGGTGCGCGAGGTCGAGGGGTTGCGCTCCGACGGCACGATCTTCCCGATGGAGATCGCGCTGACCGAGACCGTGCTGCGCGGCCAGCGCCTGTTCGTGGCCGCAATCCGCGACATCACCGAAAAGCGTGCGCTCGAGCGGGTGAAGAACGAGTTCGTGTCGACCGTGAGCCACGAGCTCCGGACTCCGCTCACCTCGATCTCGGGCGCGCTCGCCCTCATGGCCAAAGGCACGGCGGGTGCGCTGCCCGACAAGGCGCAAAGCCTGGTCGCGATCGCGCGCTCGAACTGCGACCGGCTGGTCCGCCTCATCAACGACATCCTCGACCTGGAACGCATCGAGGCCGGCAAGCTCGTGTTCGAGTTCGCGGGCGTGTCGGTCCCGCGGCTCATCGAGCGGGCGGTCGCCGAGAACCTGGACTATGCCGCGAAATTCCAGGTCACGCTGCAGGTGGTCGGCGACCTGTTCGAGGCCGAGGTCTGGGGCGATGAACATCGCCTCTTGCAGGTGCTGACCAATTTGATCTCGAACGCCGTCAAGTTCTCGCCGGCCGGCAGCACGGTCGAGATCGTGCCGCAACGCTCGTCCGGCATGGTCCATCTGGCGGTCGTCGACCATGGCCGCGGTATTCCGGACGCGTTCAAGCCGCGCATCTTCCAGAAATTTGCCCAGGCCGACGCATCGGACAGCCGCCAGAAGGGCGGCACGGGACTGGGCCTGTCGATCGTCAAGTCGATCATCGAACGCCACGGCGGGCGTATCGGCTTCGAGTCCGAATGGGGTGCTGGTTCGACCTTCTTCGTCGACCTGCCCGAAAAGCGCGGGCGCCTGACCGACCTGGCGCTGCCGGAAGGCGGCGACAAGCGGGTGCTGATCTGCGAGGACGACGACGGCGTGGCGCAGATCCTGAGGGTGCAGCTGGCCGAGGCGGGCTATGCGCCGATCCGCGCCGCCACGGCCGACGAAACCATGCGCCTGCTCGATGCCGGCCGTTTTGATGCCATGACGCTCGACCTGCGCCTGCCCGACGGCGACGGCATCGCCATGCTGCGCCGGATCCGCGCCGACGAGCGCCACGCCAACATGCCGGTCATCGTGATCTCGGCCTGTCTCGACGAACGGGCCGCGGACCACGCGCTTGTCGGCAATGTGCTGGGCGTCGTCGACTGGATCGGCAAGCCGGTCGAAAGCGACCGTCTGCGCCACGCGCTCGACCTGGCGCGCCGCCGCGCGGGCAAGCCGCGCGTGCTCCATGTCGAGGACGATCCGGACATCGTGAAGCTGGTCGAATATGCGCTGCGCGACCAGGCCGACGTGGTTGCGGCCCCCTCGCTGTTCGAGGCACGCCGGCGGCTCGAGGGCGGCGACATCGATCTCGTGATCCTCGACGTGGGCCTGGTCGACGGTTCGGGCCTGGCGCTGCTCGACGACGTCAAGGCCATCAACGGCGACCGGTCGCCACCAACCGTGCTGTTCTCGGCGCAGGAGGTCGATCCCGCCCGGCACGACGAGCTCGTCGCCGTGCTGGTCAAGTCGCAGAGCACGATCGACCAGTTGGCAAGCGTGATCCGCGAGCAGCTCGAGATGCGAGCGAACGGTGCGGCCGAGAGCTGA
- a CDS encoding efflux RND transporter periplasmic adaptor subunit — protein sequence MRKALVPGVVAVALVAAGGAWFAGRAPASAEGPAEGPPPVPVVSGKVKTEDVPILKTGIGTVSAFNTVTVKVRVDGQLEKVAFTEGQEVKAGDLLAQIDPRPYRAVLDQATAAKAKDEALLANAKRDLTRDEGLISKQFVSQQVLDTQRALVDQQTAQVAADQAAIDAAKVNLAYTTITSPLDGLTGIRLVDQGNIVHATDTSGLVVITQTHPISVIFTLPENLLDQINEARAGGTPLKVIAYSADDSTKLGEGTLALIDNQIDQTTGTLKLKATFPNPDNRLWPGEFVSARLLTATRKGGLTVPAQTIQRGPIGTFVWVIRPDNSVEMRTVTVGQIQGGTALVDKGLTAGETVVVDGQYKVKVGGKVIATPQGSQTADVVAPGDAAK from the coding sequence ATGCGTAAGGCTTTGGTCCCCGGTGTAGTCGCGGTGGCTTTGGTCGCGGCGGGTGGCGCCTGGTTTGCCGGCCGCGCACCTGCCTCGGCGGAGGGACCGGCCGAAGGCCCGCCGCCGGTCCCGGTCGTCTCGGGCAAGGTCAAGACCGAGGACGTACCGATCCTCAAGACCGGCATCGGCACCGTCTCGGCATTCAATACCGTGACCGTGAAAGTGCGCGTCGACGGCCAGCTCGAGAAGGTCGCCTTCACCGAAGGGCAGGAGGTCAAGGCCGGCGATCTCCTGGCCCAGATCGACCCGCGGCCCTATCGCGCAGTGCTCGACCAGGCGACCGCGGCCAAGGCGAAGGACGAGGCGCTGCTCGCCAACGCGAAGCGCGATCTCACGCGCGACGAAGGCCTCATCAGCAAGCAGTTCGTGAGCCAGCAGGTGCTCGACACCCAGCGGGCACTCGTCGACCAGCAAACCGCGCAGGTCGCGGCCGATCAGGCGGCGATCGACGCCGCCAAGGTCAATCTCGCCTATACCACCATCACCTCGCCGCTCGACGGCCTGACCGGCATCCGGCTGGTCGACCAGGGCAACATCGTGCATGCGACCGATACGAGCGGCCTCGTGGTCATCACCCAGACCCATCCGATCTCGGTCATCTTCACGCTGCCGGAAAACCTGCTGGACCAGATCAACGAGGCGCGCGCCGGCGGCACGCCGCTCAAGGTCATCGCCTATTCGGCCGACGACTCGACGAAGCTCGGCGAAGGGACCTTGGCGCTCATCGACAATCAGATCGACCAGACGACCGGCACGCTCAAGCTGAAGGCGACCTTCCCGAACCCGGACAACCGGCTCTGGCCCGGCGAGTTCGTGTCGGCGCGCCTGCTCACCGCCACACGCAAGGGCGGCCTCACCGTGCCGGCGCAGACGATCCAGCGCGGGCCGATCGGCACGTTCGTCTGGGTGATCAGGCCGGACAACTCCGTCGAGATGCGGACGGTCACGGTCGGCCAGATCCAGGGCGGCACCGCGCTCGTCGACAAGGGTCTCACCGCCGGTGAGACCGTGGTGGTCGACGGTCAGTACAAGGTCAAGGTCGGCGGCAAGGTCATCGCCACACCGCAGGGATCCCAGACCGCCGACGTCGTGGCGCCGGGGGACGCCGCCAAGTGA